The Primulina tabacum isolate GXHZ01 chromosome 1, ASM2559414v2, whole genome shotgun sequence genome contains the following window.
GTTCACAGATAACACACACGCAAGTATTTGATTAACTAAAGAGTATTGGTGTCCTGGGTATAGCTGAGTTGGTAAGATTTGCAGTGACGTGAGAAGTTATTTTCCGACATCACATGATCGATCTTCGTGTGAAACATATTTATCACTAAAATATTGTTAGGATATGTTATGTGGTCGATGTTTGCTGTCATCTCCCTTATATCCTTGCGTACTCATACACATCTCTAGATTTATTATTCTATGTGGGTCAAGTAGTCTCTTATCCATATAAAGGGGTTTCTCATTCAtggtaaatatatatttaaaaaaaaaaaaatcaatatcattGGGCTTTAATGAAAAGGCCCATCCAAACACTTGTACAAAGAAGCCCAGTTTCTCGGCCAACAGAAATCCGGTCCTCGCCCACCACCACCCGACCACCCACCTCTACAATTACGTCAACGACTAATACTATCTAGAATAGCACTATCGACCGCCGCCATCACAGTCGTTACTGCTACCACTATCACTGCCATACCATTATCACTATCGTTGGAATCAGACCCTAAATTTTGCAGTGAATATCAACTATAACGACGACGACGACATCTATTACTATTATCACTGTACTACAAATGCCATTACTATCGATACTAATATTCTTCTTGTCGGGGTGTGAAGAATAGAATCATGTAATGTCGGTTGTTTTATGAATCATCGGGGATACACTGGACCTGGCTTCTTGGTCGTTTCTAGATTTGACACTTTGTCCACTAGCCACGTGTGCATGGCCAATTAAATAACATTCGTTCCATTTATTTATTCACCTCGATCAAATTTATTTCATGTTATCggaataaaaaagaaaattttatattatacaaATAGGTTCTACAATgcgttattaattaattaaattaaattgacaGATGATTGGCCATGAGTTGCAACGGCAATGTcaacaaaatatatattattaattaatatagtGGACAGATATGTCTATGTGTGGTTTGTAAATTACTATGTATATACAAATTTTGTTCGATGTATCTCTGAAAGAAGAATGGTTGTGAGTGCTGGaaattgaaattaaaatttaattttgaatcAAAATCATGCGTGCGAATTTGAGATTGTCTtttagtttttcatatttttgagttAATTATGGCTCATGATTGTGGAAGTATTTTTTGACTTTCCACGTTCTGACTTTCAACGTTTCGTACATGTCTTAATTAAGAAAAAATAGGTAAATAGAACAGAGGATTCAAGAGGCCCGCTTATTGATTTCTTATTATTTTACATACTCGATATTTATACTTCTAGTTTCATATTGCTTTTATTTAGTGATACGTGTATGTCGTCTATATACGATCATATTTTCGTTTATCGTTTTATAGTTGTTGTTTTCATACTTTGAATTTTAACATTTTGACGAACATAGTTTATTGTTGCAAAATaatattgttttgttttttaaaaaaaattaaggggtaaatattttcaaatttataaataattagatTAAATTTGTCTCTATGTGATTCGAAGGCCAACCAAAAGTCTTGTCCACAGCAATTGGTTGTTTTAGAGTAAGTTGTTGGGGAAAATTTATAAACCGCATAATTCATCGTGCTAAAACattaagaatttgattgaaaacttaagcggaagCATTGCTGAAGCCATATTTctgaattctttagaacgtgtattgatcttccagatctatgCGCTATTTCCTTGAGAGAATCATTTAGTTTATCTTcagaattattttcttaatagGGGAGAAATTAGAAAACGTAACAACGTGAGATCTGAAAACCATGACCCATATATATAATGTTTGTCATTATCTTCTAATATTTCTCTTTTAGCtcatcataaaaacaaaaattacacTTGTGCATCTACATATTAAAAGCACACAACCTAGTAGATACATTAAAACCAAATAACACGAAACCTtagttgatcactttattttgtgtttaacttaatagacaacacataacacataattattcacatataagctcatataaataaaattgatccaacataggtctcttgtgagacggtctcacgaatctttatatgtgagacgggtcaactttaccgatattcataataaaaagtaatactcttagcataagaaataatattttttcatggatgattcaaataagagatccgtctcacaaaatacgacatgtgatatcgtctcacacaagtttttatcattAGTTTAATAAGCCAACTATGATGCTATAATTAGTACAACATATAtcgtcaaaataaaataatttcgtACGATTAGCATATGGCTATGAAAGACAAAATGGTGGTGCAACAAGGGTCTAACAGCTCATCACTTCTAATTTAAAGGAAAGAAATTTCAATGctatagttttaaaaaaatggaacattaatttttttagaattGTTTCATAGATTAAAGATTGAGTAGAGCTTATAAATCTTTATCCAAGATATATGTTAAACTCGgtatatatttacaataaaaagtgatATTTCTGATTTAAGAGATATGTTAAACTCTGtacatatttacaataaaaattgatattttttatataaaaaatattaatttttatgagacactcaaataaaatatatgtatcttaaaattgtctcataatagtttttgttttaaagatttaaattatCTAGTTTTACAATCTTTGTTTATataatttgagagaaaatactTTGGATAAGgaaaatcaaatatatataatattggcttcataatatttttaacccAAGTTGTCTCTTTCAATTATATAGATTTTCGTTTATTTTTCGTactcaaataaatatattttctgaTTGTGATTCATCTATTAAATGAGTACaactatttaaaaaataaaataaaaataaaataagaaatccTTTTTTGCTAAATATATATTTAGAAATCATTTGACTCGTTATCAAACTGCCTTCCACTGTTCTCCTTCTACAAGTGGTACCAAGAATAGATTCACAGAACCACAGAAATTGATCTCTCGCTGCTACCGATTCCGGCTAACGCTTCTCTCCACATTCTTCACAGACAACGCATATTGTTTGTTCCTTAATTTCTTCGAAAATATTAGCAGTGGAAAGATGAAAGAAATGATGGGAGTGATGAGCAGCAGGTGTTCTCACACTTCTCACGTCACAGAGATCATTATCACAAGCTTTTTCCGTCAcaaaatttgcatctcctgCTAGTTTGGCCAATCCTCAAGCCTAGCGCCGGTGAAGGGCCTGCGAATTTTTTTCTTCCCACGGTAGAATTAAGTAAAATCAGCGGAACCGATTGCAAAAGTGGCAGATTCTTGAAATTTTCATACTTGTTCTGTGATGTTGCTGTTctgtgtaaaaaaaaattatatctacATATAGAAATGATGATGGGTAGGGGGACGATATGTGGTGGTGATGGCGGCCATGCTCCGAATCAGAAGCAGAAAGTCAAGATTTCTTCTCTTGATCAGCCGCCTTTTGGTTCAATCTTTACGTCTGCTTCTTCAAATCCTTTTACCGGTACgtgtttattgatttttggTAGCAAAATAACTTCGTTGACTTTTGTTGAAGCCACTTGTCCAAAGGTGGAGCTAATGAATTTTATGCTTTTTAACAACTTATACGTGGTgattgatatgatatgatttttttttttgttggaaAAATGAAGTGAAATATTGAACCTTCAAAGGGATTGAGTCACCCCCTAGTCCCAATGTCAGGATCCGCAGCCTACTCTGAAAGTATTGCATAAGATGCTAACAATCTTCTTTTTTCTCCCTTGAGCTTGCTTTGATTTTACTTCATTTTTATTGTTGAAATTGTTTTAGTTGAGATGTGATTCTTGGAGCAGCAAGAGCGACCAATAGAGGCTATGCTAGGAAAAATAATGTTGCCAGTTGGTGAAATTCGTATTTTTTATGAACATAATGAAATTTGAGGATAACTTTCTTTTGAGCCTCCGTTTTATTCACACCCCGTAGTCATTGTTGTTGCTGTTGTTTTCTTGATACGGCCATACGGGTCAATATATATTGCATTGCTGATTGAGTTCTGTTTCAGGCTCAGGTGCCATGGTTAATTTTGGAGCTTTTAGTGTAAACATGTCTGGAAACTTGTGTTGTCGATCTTTCGAACGAGAAGAGATTAGTGGAGATGAGTATTTGGATGAGTATTTCAATAATCCTGAGAAGAAGAGGCGTCTTACGGTCGACCAAGTTCAGTTTCTTGAGAAGAGTTTTGAGGCTGAAAATAAACTCGAACCAGAAAGAAAGAACCAGCTCGCTGTAGAGCTCGGTTTACAGCCTCGACAGATTGCAATATGGTTCCAAAATCGCAGGGCTCGGTCGAAGACAAAGAAATTAGAAACTGATTATGAGTCATTAAGCGAGAAATATAATTGCCTGAAAACCAATTACGATAACCTTCTCAAGGAGAATGAGAAACTCAATCTAGAGGTGATGATGCTCGATCAATTCTAAGCGTTCTTTATTTAAATGAGAAACGAAGAAGCTGAATTTCTGAGtaatttatgctcaaacattgtTGTATTCCTTGTGTGTTGACTAGTTTGTCGTGCAGGTTTTTCACCTCAAAGAAAATCTTGATGCTAAAGAAAAGGAGAAGGAAAACTCGCAACCGTGCATCCTGAAAGGACCATCTGAATCATGGATGGAAAAACCCATATCTGCTGCGGTCTCTAAAGACGAAGGATACACAGTGTTGGCAGTGGCATGCCTAAATGAAGATCAAAGTGAAGCCAGAAGTGATTCAAGTACCGGTACAGATAGTCTATGTTACAATAATGAGAGACACTCTTCGCTTTTTGAAACAGGTGATTCTTCTCAAGTGTTTGAACCTGATCGGACGGATTTTTCAGATGAATCTTTGAAACAAGCTTACGTCTCTCCAAAGAGCAAAGAAGGCTACTGCCACGGCCCCCCTGCAAACTCATGGTTTCCGATCGAAGACCATGGCTTTAGCTTCTGGTCATATTGAGTTCCGCCTGGTGTATatgttttgttttcttcaagTTTTTTTATTGCAGTGTATGAAAGTACTTGTTCGTTTTCTGGCTATGTTTGACATAGCTACTACCCCGTATTGTATTCTTGTTTTGGCACAATGTTTGTGGATTGGACTCCCTTAGAATCTGATTTTGATGAGAAATGAGAGAACAAATTCATGTCAAACATTCGGTCATGTCAGGTGTTGGAACATTAATATGTTCTTTGttcttcaaatttttttgcGCTATGAATCTCTTGGAGGAAGTGACTATATGCTGCACCGTCGACCCGAAAGCTCATAGAAGCGTAAGACAAGATCAAGAATTAGAAGACAGTGTGTTTAGATGTTGGAAGATGCCGCATATGTTGCGGGAGCACAAAGTTTTGTATTTTGTAAATATGAAAAAGTACCTTTCAgttattctttaaaaattttacttggagaataattttttaaaaaacaatttcataaactttttacAAAAATTTTGTCCGAACACCTCCAAGATCCTAACCCCATTCAAGCCCAAAAGATAGAActttcagtttcagttgagATACTGCTCTGGTGGAGACTTTATATGAGTAAGAACATATTGGGGAAAGGCACCATCAAATGTGGCATGTGACTTGGATGGCAACATATTGGTCTTTATTTTATTCCATATCGATATATGATATTCATAGGATTTCATTAATGTTGGGTGAATAGTGATCCAACTCAAACATAAACTAAATCTTTTTTGTCGTCCTTTCACCTCGTCTCACctttattttctcaaatattTGAATGTAGATGGATTTAAATCATACGAAGAACCATCTACAATGCACAATATAATGATGTGCAGTGTAGAGTCGTTGGATCCACGTATGGTCTACTTGATCTAAAACCGAATTATATCTTGTTCATGTACTTATTTCTCTTAAATTCAAATTGTATATGTAAAACGACATTTTGCTACAAAAGAAATATCTGGACACAGCTTTAATCTGAATCAATGTTAGGACCTATAGTAATCAAATCAAGGTTGCACTTGGATATGGGGCGAAGAGTTTGATTGGAGAAAACATTTCAAATGACGCCATTTTGGTATATTTCAAATACAaaacaattattattaaaattacttaatttataatatttgaatgttggCAATACAAGCAAGTCAAAGAATTTATGATACATCGTCTCAGATTCATCAATCCAAGCGCAAGCAACGAGAACtatcttaaatattttttaaaaaaattattcactAGCTCACAAAATCGCGAAACAATTAATTTTCAAGGTCAAGAAGCTCATGCTCGAACTAATTCATATTGTTCGCAATCCTAACATTGAACATAGTCCTTTCAGTAAGATCATAATGATACAAATAATATTAGCATGACGACGGGGCGTGAACCTTGTCCCGGATTCAACTAATTGAAAGTGCTAGCTCAACTTTCGGATATGATGCTTATCTTCATCAGAACAACTTCAATGGAGAATATTcggtattattttcaaatttgaaGCTACACTTTGTGCATACATACAGTTGGGTAAGCAAACCATTGTCATGCCTTTTTGACACTTCAAACTGgatatatattttatgaatgGAAGATGAAGCCTGCACAACTCCAagaatcaaaatctgaaattgtcCTTCAAGTAACATACCATTTCTTGCTGCACCAATCAGATTATATTCAGTCATATCTGGGGTTTTTAACAGTATTTTATCTACTCTAACATATATCTCCgaaataaatataaaacaaTTTAAGAAATGCGAGCAACACAGACTGAAATCCCGAGTAGAGATGTCCATTGTCGGGTATATAAAAAGGAAACAACCCCAGGTTTGGTCCAACAGCAGGAATCCATCAGGTCTATGCGTGGCGGAGCCACAAATGTGATAATGTATGATTAGATTCCATATAAGATATCGGTTGAAACCACATTTTCCAAAAACTTGATTTTGGGAGAGTTGACATGATGAATAGTTTTATACTTTATTATTCAATACATACATGTTGAGGATCGGAAAATCAAATTAATATTAAACATTTACACGTATAAGTTGGTGCACCAACCAAGGCCAACTTAATGAAATATATGGGGATTGTGTTCCATGTGGAAACTACTCTGTTCGAAAGTTATGGCACAAACAACAATTTTATGCTTTGACGATAACTGTGAATCCCATAGATCACACTCTTTCCACTGATAGAGGAGAGAGAAGGAAAACTAAATCAAACGCTACCTTTTCAACTACAGCTTGAGTTAAGCAAGATGAAAACATTCAAGCATTATAAGAGTTAGGAATTTTAAAGAAACTTACAATCAGACACAAGAGGATGCATCCAGTTGCACCAGGGAACAAAGCATACCAAAAGTTCAGATGATGAAGCTTAATTCCATCGATGAAAAGTAATGGCAAGCTCGCAGCTGAAAACCAATAGAAAAAACTCATTCTTAGCAGTTCAAGAACTCGTAAATGTAAGAGAAACGTCATTGTTTTCAGGAAAAAATGCGACTAGGAtagtttaatcataaaaatattgcCTGGTGGATGTATTGAACGAGTGCAAATCATGAAGGCTAaggcagcagcaacagcagtgCTCCGAGCTAGCCAACCTTGACCGAAAACTGAGAATGCCAAAACACCTATTGCTGCACAACCAATTTGAGCGACAAAAACATTGTATTTCTGCAAGAGGAGGCCAAATATTGTACGAAATAACTACCACGATTCAAGGAAACTAGAGTTTTGTAAAGCAGGGAATTTCTAGTTATATAGATTTTGATGTCAAAATCGATTTGAGATTCATAAAACCCTTTTAATGACTATGTACTCTAGGTTCCCATTTAGTGCCGGAGTCAGAATCTCACACAGGAAGGGCGAAACTAAAACTCAAAACATTTAGAGGGACAAAATCGTATTTTTATTTACAGATGATATACAGAAATATATAAACCTATAGGAAAGGTTAGGAGGGAAAGGGAGCAATCGTCATTGCCACCCCCTTAGCTCTACAACCGTTTGTGTGGACGTTTTCTTAACTTTTTGGATATGCAATGGTTGAAATTAAAAACTCAACTGAAGCAGCATAGACAAGACTCTGAAAGCTACAA
Protein-coding sequences here:
- the LOC142551263 gene encoding uncharacterized protein LOC142551263 isoform X1; this translates as MMMGRGTICGGDGGHAPNQKQKVKISSLDQPPFGSIFTSASSNPFTGSGAMVNFGAFSVNMSGNLCCRSFEREEISGDEYLDEYFNNPEKKRRLTVDQVQFLEKSFEAENKLEPERKNQLAVELGLQPRQIAIWFQNRRARSKTKKLETDYESLSEKYNCLKTNYDNLLKENEKLNLEVFHLKENLDAKEKEKENSQPCILKGPSESWMEKPISAAVSKDEGYTVLAVACLNEDQSEARSDSSTGTDSLCYNNERHSSLFETGDSSQVFEPDRTDFSDESLKQAYVSPKSKEGYCHGPPANSWFPIEDHGFSFWSY
- the LOC142551263 gene encoding uncharacterized protein LOC142551263 isoform X2 is translated as MMMGRGTICGGDGGHAPNQKQKVKISSLDQPPFGSIFTSASSNPFTGAMVNFGAFSVNMSGNLCCRSFEREEISGDEYLDEYFNNPEKKRRLTVDQVQFLEKSFEAENKLEPERKNQLAVELGLQPRQIAIWFQNRRARSKTKKLETDYESLSEKYNCLKTNYDNLLKENEKLNLEVFHLKENLDAKEKEKENSQPCILKGPSESWMEKPISAAVSKDEGYTVLAVACLNEDQSEARSDSSTGTDSLCYNNERHSSLFETGDSSQVFEPDRTDFSDESLKQAYVSPKSKEGYCHGPPANSWFPIEDHGFSFWSY